The following proteins come from a genomic window of Malus domestica chromosome 02, GDT2T_hap1:
- the LOC103406391 gene encoding peptidyl-prolyl cis-trans isomerase FKBP20-2, chloroplastic has product MLMIPSSLAFKPSPLLRIHLNQNNQIIQCCSSHDSRHHRTGEKSRGISHYEENLSRRLLLFLSVTTSLFPNLSSSAKTKSKSPFDERRLLEQNKRIQKENNAPEDFPSFIREGFQVQVVTPPNYITRDSGLIFRDFVVGEGDCPEAGQQVMFHYIGYNESGRRIDSSYTQGSPARIRMGTNALVPGFEEGIRDMKPGGKRRIIIPPELGPPVGPSTFFSSKQFEVFDVELLSIQNCQRRTVLAFYSDFVCQ; this is encoded by the exons CTCCCTTACTAAGGATTCATTTGAATCAGAATAACCAAATAATACAATGCTGCTCGAGTCATGACTCGAGACATCACAG AACTGGGGAAAAGAGCCGTGGCATATCACATTACGAAGAGAATTTGAGTCGGAGGCTTCTCCTATTTCTTTCGGTCACAACTAGCTTGTTTCCAAATTTATCTTCTTCTGCAAAGACAAAGAGTAAAAGTCCATTTGATGAAAGGCGCTTACTTGAACAAAACAAGCGGATACAGAAAGAAAATAATGCACCCGAAGACTTTCCAAGTTTCATTAGAGAAG GTTTTCAGGTTCAGGTAGTAACGCCACCAAACTACATCACACGAGACTCGGGGCTTATATTTCGGGATTTTGTAGTTGGTGAAGGTGATTGCCCAGAGGCTGGTCAACAG GTGATGTTCCACTATATTGGATACAACGAGTCAGGCCGGCGTATTGACAGCAGTTACACGCAGGGTTCTCCGGCCAGAATCCGCATGGGCACAAATGCATTGGTCCCAG GATTTGAAGAAGGAATTCGTGACATGAAACCTGGAGGGAAAAGAAGAATAATCATTCCACCAGAACTTGGACCGCCG GTCGGACCGTCCACCTTCTTCAGCTCGAAACAGTTTGAAGTTTTTGATGTGGAACTACTAAGCATTCAGAACTGTCAAAGGAGGACAGTCCTAGCTTTCTACTCCGATTTTGTATgccaataa